In the Ilumatobacteraceae bacterium genome, one interval contains:
- a CDS encoding pyridoxamine 5'-phosphate oxidase family protein: MSSVADIAPRFIDVAHRIVWATVATIDTDDRPRSRVLHPIWEWDGERLVGWVATGPTPVKVAHLDHRPFASVNYWDQQQDIATAECEVTWHHDDETCTRVWDLFEHGPEPVGYDPATIPFWDGPTQPEFAVLRLDPWRLRVFPGSMLLAGEGEILDWHR; encoded by the coding sequence ATGAGTTCGGTCGCCGACATCGCTCCTCGCTTCATCGACGTTGCGCACCGCATCGTGTGGGCGACGGTCGCCACCATCGACACCGACGACCGGCCGCGGTCGCGTGTGCTCCACCCGATCTGGGAGTGGGACGGCGAACGGCTGGTCGGGTGGGTCGCCACCGGGCCGACACCGGTCAAGGTCGCCCATCTCGACCACCGACCCTTCGCTTCGGTCAACTACTGGGACCAGCAGCAGGACATCGCCACCGCCGAGTGCGAGGTCACCTGGCACCACGACGACGAGACCTGCACCCGGGTCTGGGACCTGTTCGAGCACGGCCCGGAACCGGTCGGCTACGACCCGGCGACGATCCCGTTCTGGGACGGTCCCACCCAGCCGGAGTTCGCCGTGCTCCGGCTCGATCCGTGGCGTCTCCGGGTGTTCCCCGGCAGCATGCTCCTGGCCGGCGAGGGCGAGATCCTCGACTGGCACCGCTGA
- the recO gene encoding DNA repair protein RecO, whose translation MKELYRDVGVVLRTYKLGESDRIVVFMTAENGKVRAVAKGVRKTKSKFGARLEPMSHVRLLLYRGRELDIVSQAESVEPLAPLLTSLDRASQAMATLEAVDQLGLEREPNPRLYQMAVGVLRTIAERPAPLNVPAFYWKLLAAEGLEPQLDACVRCGESEPESPMVAFDLNEGGTLCRACRSGGAISPAALAIMRDILGGRLHHALSLDESPATHEVGALATRALEHHIERRLRAVAMFEHH comes from the coding sequence ATGAAGGAGCTGTATCGCGACGTCGGCGTCGTCCTGCGTACCTACAAGCTCGGCGAATCCGACCGCATCGTCGTGTTCATGACCGCCGAGAACGGCAAGGTCCGAGCGGTCGCCAAAGGGGTCCGGAAGACCAAGTCGAAGTTCGGTGCCCGTCTCGAACCGATGAGCCACGTCCGGTTGCTGCTGTACCGCGGACGTGAACTCGACATCGTGAGCCAGGCCGAGTCGGTCGAGCCGCTCGCGCCGCTGCTCACGTCGCTCGACCGGGCCTCGCAGGCGATGGCGACGCTCGAGGCGGTCGACCAGCTCGGGCTCGAGCGCGAGCCCAACCCGCGGCTGTACCAGATGGCCGTGGGGGTGCTCCGCACGATCGCCGAGCGTCCGGCTCCGCTGAACGTACCGGCGTTCTACTGGAAGCTGCTGGCCGCCGAGGGGCTCGAACCGCAACTCGACGCCTGCGTGCGGTGTGGCGAGTCCGAACCCGAATCGCCGATGGTCGCGTTCGACCTGAACGAGGGTGGCACGCTGTGCCGGGCCTGTCGGAGCGGCGGCGCGATCAGCCCGGCCGCGCTCGCGATCATGCGCGACATCCTCGGCGGCCGACTCCATCACGCATTGTCGCTCGACGAATCACCGGCGACACACGAGGTCGGGGCGCTCGCGACCCGGGCGCTCGAGCACCACATCGAACGTCGGCTCCGCGCCGTAGCGATGTTCGAGCACCACTGA
- a CDS encoding undecaprenyl diphosphate synthase family protein, whose product MESTSSITSERTPASHPSLRHVLVVGGTLHDWSELTEQRWDERVESLGGLCARIGVPWLTLRAYEPGDDAAETCDTARDLEMWRRSVGTCEVIVDPCGDGRQRFADAMQRLDPADEVNEATVAGALYEPADCEPDLVVVLGPPTQLPPSLVWELAYAELVFIQVDWGDLDIDDLSGAINDFSNRRRRFGGLDE is encoded by the coding sequence GTGGAATCGACATCCTCGATCACGAGCGAACGAACACCCGCGAGCCATCCGTCGCTCCGGCACGTCCTCGTCGTCGGTGGCACCCTGCACGACTGGTCAGAGCTGACCGAGCAACGATGGGACGAACGTGTCGAGTCGCTCGGTGGCCTGTGTGCCCGGATCGGTGTCCCGTGGCTCACCCTGCGGGCCTACGAACCCGGCGACGACGCGGCCGAGACCTGCGACACCGCTCGGGACCTCGAGATGTGGCGGCGCTCCGTCGGCACCTGTGAGGTCATCGTCGACCCGTGCGGCGACGGGCGCCAACGGTTCGCCGACGCGATGCAGCGCCTCGACCCGGCCGACGAGGTCAACGAGGCCACCGTCGCCGGCGCGCTGTACGAACCGGCCGACTGCGAACCCGACCTCGTCGTCGTGCTCGGGCCGCCGACGCAGCTTCCGCCCTCGCTCGTGTGGGAGCTCGCCTACGCCGAACTGGTCTTCATCCAGGTCGACTGGGGAGACCTCGACATCGACGACCTGTCGGGCGCGATCAACGACTTCTCGAACCGTCGCCGCAGATTCGGCGGTCTCGACGAATGA